One part of the Prosthecobacter vanneervenii genome encodes these proteins:
- the pstB gene encoding phosphate ABC transporter ATP-binding protein PstB, which translates to MAAETPAPADTEPLIQVEKFNYAYGDNQVLFDVDLNMRSEDVTALIGPSGCGKSTLLRSINRINDLVDSARVVSGKIKIDGIDLYAPEVDVINLRRNVGMVFQKYNPFPRSIFENAVYGLRVAGVKNRHDLEEAAERSLRAAALWDEVKDRLHEVATGLSGGQQQRLCIARAIALQPRILLMDEPCAALDPIATARIEELIHQLRGQYTFIIVTHNMEQAKRIADRTAFFYKGRLIEEDDTMTIFNKPRDPQTEAYITGRLT; encoded by the coding sequence ATGGCCGCCGAAACTCCAGCTCCCGCCGACACAGAGCCGCTCATCCAGGTGGAGAAGTTCAACTATGCGTATGGCGACAACCAGGTGCTCTTTGATGTGGACCTGAACATGCGCAGCGAAGACGTGACCGCCCTCATCGGCCCTTCCGGTTGCGGCAAGAGCACGCTGCTCCGCTCCATCAATCGCATCAACGATCTCGTGGACTCCGCACGCGTCGTCAGCGGCAAGATCAAGATCGACGGGATCGACCTCTATGCACCTGAGGTGGACGTCATCAACCTGCGCCGCAACGTGGGGATGGTCTTCCAGAAGTACAACCCGTTCCCGCGCTCCATCTTTGAAAACGCCGTTTATGGCCTGCGCGTGGCCGGTGTCAAAAACCGCCACGATCTGGAAGAGGCCGCCGAGCGCAGTCTGCGTGCCGCCGCTCTCTGGGACGAGGTGAAAGACCGCCTGCACGAAGTGGCTACCGGCCTCTCCGGCGGTCAGCAGCAGCGCCTGTGCATCGCCCGCGCCATCGCCCTGCAGCCGCGCATCCTGCTCATGGATGAGCCCTGCGCCGCTCTCGACCCCATCGCCACCGCGCGCATCGAGGAGCTCATCCACCAGCTCCGCGGGCAGTACACCTTCATCATCGTCACGCATAACATGGAGCAGGCCAAGCGCATCGCCGACCGCACCGCCTTCTTCTACAAAGGCCGCCTCATCGAGGAGGACGACACGATGACCATCTTCAATAAGCCGCGTGATCCTCAGACGGAGGCCTACATTACTGGGCGACTGACTTGA
- the pstB gene encoding phosphate ABC transporter ATP-binding protein PstB, whose protein sequence is MTAPLMTPAAASQSSPPPVVQVRDMDFSYGTSVALHDINLSVEYHRVTALIGPSGCGKSTLLRCINRMNDRVTGARVTKGEVLVKGKNIHDADVDLTQLRKQVGMVFQKSNPFPKSIYENVAYGLRIHGEKNKSVLDEAVERSLTHAALWEELKDRLHANALALSGGQQQRLCIARAIATVPDVLLMDEPCSALDPISTLKIEELMHQLAKEFTVVIVTHNMQQAVRVSDYTAFLHLGKLVEFAPTEELFTNPRERLTESYLRGTFS, encoded by the coding sequence ATGACCGCCCCTCTCATGACCCCCGCCGCCGCTTCCCAGTCCAGCCCGCCGCCTGTCGTGCAGGTGCGCGACATGGATTTCTCGTATGGGACCAGCGTGGCGCTGCACGACATCAATCTCTCGGTGGAGTACCACCGCGTCACCGCGCTCATCGGCCCCTCTGGCTGCGGCAAGAGCACGCTCCTGCGCTGCATCAACCGCATGAACGACCGCGTCACCGGTGCTCGTGTGACGAAGGGGGAAGTCCTCGTCAAAGGCAAGAACATCCACGACGCCGATGTGGACCTCACGCAGCTGCGCAAGCAGGTGGGCATGGTCTTCCAAAAGTCGAACCCTTTTCCCAAGAGCATCTACGAAAACGTGGCCTACGGCCTGCGCATTCACGGCGAGAAAAACAAAAGCGTGCTCGACGAGGCTGTGGAGCGTTCGCTGACGCACGCGGCACTTTGGGAGGAGCTCAAAGACCGCCTGCATGCCAACGCGCTGGCCCTTTCAGGCGGCCAGCAGCAGCGCCTCTGCATCGCACGGGCCATCGCCACAGTGCCGGACGTGCTGCTCATGGACGAGCCCTGCTCCGCACTGGATCCCATCTCCACGCTGAAAATCGAGGAGCTGATGCACCAGCTGGCTAAGGAGTTTACCGTCGTCATCGTCACTCACAACATGCAGCAGGCTGTGCGCGTCTCGGATTACACCGCCTTCCTGCACCTGGGCAAGCTCGTGGAGTTTGCCCCCACCGAAGAACTTTTCACCAATCCGCGCGAACGGCTCACCGAGTCCTACCTGCGTGGTACTTTCAGTTGA
- a CDS encoding type III pantothenate kinase: MSRMQLLIDVGNGRTKFGLASSEEILERREHPTRELSPDAVREVVKGWQFDSAVICSVVPKVLPAFREVFGSQLIELRYDAPLGIGIRYPKPETIGADRLANAVALAHMHGAPGIVIDFGTAVTFDILSADKSYIGGVIAPGLRLMTDYLHERTALLPSVDLREPETAIGQSTEGAILAGAAIGYRGMVKGILEALKKELGGADIRVVATGGDAEWIISGMGEDIATDPDLTLHGLRLVGNLRALL, translated from the coding sequence ATGAGCCGCATGCAGCTGCTCATCGACGTCGGCAACGGGCGCACCAAATTCGGTCTCGCATCGAGCGAAGAAATCTTGGAGCGTCGTGAACATCCTACTCGTGAACTTTCTCCTGATGCTGTTCGCGAGGTGGTGAAAGGCTGGCAGTTTGACAGCGCCGTGATCTGCAGCGTGGTGCCCAAGGTGCTTCCGGCCTTCCGCGAGGTCTTCGGCAGCCAGCTGATCGAGCTGCGCTATGATGCCCCGCTGGGCATTGGCATTCGTTATCCAAAACCCGAAACCATTGGCGCAGACCGCCTCGCCAACGCTGTGGCGCTCGCTCACATGCATGGTGCGCCCGGCATCGTGATCGACTTCGGCACCGCCGTGACGTTTGACATCCTCTCTGCCGACAAGTCCTACATCGGCGGTGTTATCGCCCCCGGCCTGCGCCTCATGACTGACTACCTCCATGAGCGCACCGCCCTGCTGCCCAGCGTGGACTTGCGCGAGCCCGAGACCGCGATCGGCCAATCCACCGAAGGTGCCATCCTCGCCGGTGCCGCCATTGGTTATCGCGGCATGGTAAAGGGCATCCTGGAGGCCCTGAAAAAGGAGCTTGGGGGAGCGGATATCCGCGTCGTCGCCACCGGGGGAGACGCCGAATGGATCATCTCCGGCATGGGAGAAGACATTGCCACCGACCCCGATTTGACCTTGCACGGGCTGCGTTTGGTGGGCAATCTCCGCGCCCTGCTGTGA
- a CDS encoding response regulator: MQNQYDLKRYAVLYVDDEEKALKNFEKLFADEFRILTANNAADGLKLIEQHGEDIGILLSDQRMPGEKGVQLLERARQLRPRLVRMMVTAYADYDVTVDAVNLGSIFRYISKPISPDDVRNTLHRAMEYYILQQERDGLLQEKLSVLQNLLITDRVMGLGVVAAGLNQNLNQPLRAVHAFLDITPGRLGQQNFDLDRLRQATFWRDFHAHVVSQASRIGDLLGDLKAAASGAQSVDAAQALPAAVEQQRAAFAAKGIELKYEASGALPALQASPATLEKLVQLLLQTELTQLASGTHVALTAATGADGALTLTLTDDGPGLAGTVFRSVFDPFFTHADAATDAPGLALMGAFFLAFHLGGSITSKRGSKGLHLEVVVPASAPAPAPAPESSREFITNVLMNDILWERLLPNG; this comes from the coding sequence ATGCAAAACCAATACGACCTCAAACGCTATGCTGTTCTCTATGTCGATGATGAAGAGAAGGCGCTGAAAAACTTCGAGAAGCTCTTTGCTGACGAGTTCCGCATCCTCACCGCCAACAACGCGGCGGACGGTCTCAAGCTCATCGAGCAGCATGGGGAGGACATCGGCATCCTGCTCTCCGACCAGCGCATGCCCGGAGAAAAAGGTGTGCAGCTTCTGGAGCGCGCCCGCCAGCTCCGCCCCCGCCTCGTCCGCATGATGGTCACCGCCTATGCGGACTACGATGTGACGGTGGACGCCGTCAATCTCGGCAGCATCTTCCGCTACATCTCCAAGCCCATCTCCCCGGATGACGTGCGCAATACCCTGCACCGCGCCATGGAGTACTACATCCTCCAGCAGGAGCGTGATGGACTGCTCCAGGAAAAGCTCTCCGTGCTCCAGAATCTCCTCATCACCGACCGCGTAATGGGCCTGGGCGTCGTCGCCGCTGGTCTCAACCAGAACCTCAACCAGCCCCTGCGCGCCGTGCATGCCTTCCTGGACATCACCCCAGGACGCCTCGGCCAGCAGAACTTCGACCTTGACCGCCTCCGTCAGGCCACCTTTTGGCGCGATTTCCACGCTCATGTGGTCAGCCAGGCCTCCCGCATTGGCGATCTCCTCGGCGACCTCAAGGCCGCCGCAAGTGGCGCACAGTCTGTGGATGCAGCCCAGGCCCTCCCTGCAGCAGTCGAGCAGCAGCGCGCGGCCTTTGCAGCCAAAGGAATCGAGCTCAAATACGAAGCCTCAGGCGCTCTGCCCGCGCTCCAGGCCAGTCCGGCCACTCTCGAAAAGCTGGTGCAGCTGCTCCTCCAGACCGAGCTCACCCAGCTCGCTTCCGGCACCCATGTCGCCCTCACGGCTGCCACAGGTGCTGATGGTGCCCTGACGCTGACTCTCACCGACGACGGCCCAGGCCTCGCAGGCACCGTCTTCCGCTCCGTGTTTGATCCCTTCTTCACGCACGCAGACGCTGCTACGGACGCCCCCGGCCTCGCCCTCATGGGCGCCTTCTTCCTGGCATTCCACCTCGGTGGCAGCATCACCTCCAAGCGCGGCTCCAAAGGCCTCCACCTCGAAGTCGTGGTGCCCGCCTCCGCCCCGGCTCCGGCACCCGCTCCGGAAAGCAGCCGCGAGTTCATCACCAACGTGCTCATGAACGACATCCTCTGGGAGCGCCTGCTGCCCAACGGCTGA
- the pstC gene encoding phosphate ABC transporter permease subunit PstC, protein MNSLQTPPSRPPLRSVLLRSRKHTILGLDPQKLIKYFFGSNASVAIIVLVLIMVFLMREGIDFLPTYQRELQTYRRAGLEFCDIIDQPLQRNQALSSSLRQALSASLETLSKTARDRRDAAFLLKRQVEDKTARPRESLTQALEKTPPPAADQIEVLRRELKEASTAAAKSLAYPDLFTAAEREQLKSEFATLTPESTDMPPLLQSLSTEFSTKDREARSKFAALVTAQEEFEESAEPLQEVLDELKAKALETKEKAVEFEALENNRQRLLEAAAKETDADEKASLTKEAEASVAEPVNLAESTKEITDRTAELREQVEKYAAVVEKAAAALPKEAGTEAALRLINEVRADMPAHAREMRAAAARLEGWHWDKPVSIFSVIGAFFFGTQWLTNSSWQDFFGFVPLLSGSLVIAAIAIIIATPVSVVAAIYTNQFASDREKEIIKPIIEFIQAIPSVVLGFIGISLLGNLIKDVSEWSWLQWVPGFPIQERLNMFNAGCLLAFMAVPTMFSLSEDALNNVPRAYIDASDALGATKLQTVFRVIVPAGISGILSAILLGLGRVVGETMVVLLVAGNRIAIPDFSAGPGVIFHPAHTLTGIIAQELGEVSRGSSHWQALFMVGIVLFAISLLVNWCARAVARRFEPHKA, encoded by the coding sequence ATGAACAGCCTCCAGACGCCGCCCAGCAGACCGCCGCTGCGTAGCGTACTGCTCCGGAGTCGCAAGCACACGATTCTCGGCCTCGATCCTCAGAAACTGATCAAATACTTCTTCGGCAGCAATGCCAGCGTGGCCATCATCGTGCTGGTCCTGATCATGGTCTTCCTCATGCGGGAGGGCATCGACTTTCTGCCCACCTACCAGCGCGAGCTGCAGACCTACCGCCGGGCCGGGCTGGAGTTTTGCGACATCATCGACCAGCCGCTGCAGCGCAACCAGGCGCTCTCCAGCAGCCTGCGCCAGGCCCTGAGCGCATCGCTGGAAACCCTCAGCAAGACCGCCCGTGACCGGCGCGATGCCGCCTTCCTCCTCAAGCGGCAGGTCGAGGATAAAACGGCCCGCCCGCGTGAGTCGCTGACGCAGGCTCTGGAAAAAACTCCTCCTCCTGCGGCAGACCAGATCGAGGTGCTGCGCCGTGAGCTGAAAGAGGCCTCCACTGCAGCCGCCAAGTCACTGGCCTACCCCGATCTTTTCACCGCCGCAGAGCGTGAGCAACTGAAGAGCGAATTTGCCACCCTCACTCCGGAAAGCACCGACATGCCACCTCTGCTCCAGTCCCTCTCGACGGAGTTCAGCACCAAGGATCGTGAGGCGCGCAGCAAATTTGCCGCCCTCGTCACCGCCCAGGAAGAGTTTGAAGAATCCGCCGAGCCGCTCCAGGAAGTGTTGGACGAGCTCAAGGCCAAAGCCTTGGAAACCAAGGAAAAGGCGGTGGAGTTTGAAGCACTGGAAAACAACCGCCAGCGCCTGCTGGAAGCCGCCGCCAAGGAAACAGACGCCGATGAAAAAGCCAGCCTGACCAAGGAGGCGGAGGCGTCGGTGGCCGAACCCGTGAATCTGGCGGAGAGCACCAAGGAAATCACTGACCGCACCGCCGAGCTACGGGAGCAGGTGGAGAAATATGCCGCCGTCGTGGAGAAAGCGGCCGCCGCTCTGCCCAAGGAAGCCGGCACTGAGGCCGCACTCAGGCTCATCAATGAAGTGCGTGCTGACATGCCCGCCCATGCCCGTGAAATGCGTGCCGCCGCCGCACGTCTGGAAGGCTGGCACTGGGACAAGCCCGTCTCCATCTTCAGCGTCATCGGCGCCTTCTTCTTTGGCACCCAGTGGCTGACCAACAGCTCCTGGCAGGACTTCTTCGGCTTCGTGCCTCTCCTCTCGGGCTCGCTTGTCATCGCCGCCATCGCCATCATCATCGCCACACCGGTCAGCGTGGTGGCCGCCATCTATACCAACCAGTTTGCCAGCGACCGGGAGAAGGAGATCATCAAACCCATCATCGAGTTCATCCAGGCCATCCCGTCTGTCGTGCTCGGCTTCATCGGCATCTCGCTGCTGGGGAATCTGATCAAGGACGTCAGTGAGTGGAGCTGGCTGCAATGGGTGCCCGGCTTCCCCATCCAGGAGCGTCTCAACATGTTCAATGCGGGCTGCCTGCTCGCCTTCATGGCCGTGCCCACCATGTTCAGTCTTTCCGAGGACGCGCTCAACAACGTGCCTCGTGCTTATATCGATGCCTCGGACGCCCTCGGCGCCACCAAGCTGCAGACCGTGTTCCGTGTCATCGTCCCCGCTGGCATCTCCGGCATCCTCTCGGCCATCCTGCTGGGCCTCGGCCGCGTGGTGGGTGAGACGATGGTCGTGCTGCTCGTTGCCGGAAACCGCATCGCCATTCCCGATTTCAGCGCGGGTCCCGGTGTCATCTTCCATCCGGCGCATACGCTCACCGGCATCATCGCACAGGAGCTTGGCGAGGTGTCTCGCGGCAGTTCGCACTGGCAGGCGCTCTTCATGGTCGGCATCGTGCTCTTTGCCATCTCTCTGCTGGTCAACTGGTGCGCCCGCGCTGTGGCCCGCCGCTTTGAACCCCACAAGGCATGA
- a CDS encoding 3-keto-disaccharide hydrolase, producing MNRPTFHTLALSLLTTAALADGAFYGDPPDATHPWAIHDMNRPQPVRVEPGTFSSQEKPGTPPSDAVILFSGKPEEIEKWQADKTPAQPTKWEVKDGVLQCVPGSGYVRTKEEFSDCQLHIEWSAPSKVEGSSQGRGNSGVFLMGQVEVQVLDNYNNPSYPDGMASSIYGINPPMANPLRAPGEWQVYDIVFRRPIFKDGKEVDPGYITVFVNGVLTQDHTPLEGGGGHMKRSSPKAFPDQGPLKLQDHGNPVRYRNIWYRPLPKRAIDGGEASHMTEAATAAKRAQIAKGIREAAAKMEGNEKMLHLFESLCYEDNADARKTALTSLGDFVGKIKEVPADKIETKKGEIMQVTKALRYLTKFKFLPEDISAKKDLEAIIKVEEWEPKPQPKGKK from the coding sequence ATGAACCGACCCACGTTTCACACTCTGGCCCTGTCTCTTCTTACCACCGCTGCGCTGGCTGATGGCGCATTCTATGGCGACCCACCGGATGCCACCCATCCCTGGGCCATTCACGACATGAACCGTCCGCAGCCCGTGCGCGTGGAGCCAGGCACTTTCAGTTCGCAGGAAAAGCCCGGCACTCCTCCTTCCGACGCCGTCATTCTTTTCAGCGGCAAGCCGGAGGAAATCGAAAAATGGCAGGCGGACAAAACACCCGCCCAGCCCACCAAGTGGGAAGTGAAGGACGGCGTGCTGCAGTGCGTGCCGGGCAGCGGCTATGTGCGCACCAAGGAAGAATTCTCCGACTGCCAGCTCCACATTGAATGGAGCGCTCCCTCTAAGGTGGAAGGCAGCAGCCAGGGCCGCGGGAACAGCGGCGTCTTCCTCATGGGCCAGGTTGAAGTGCAGGTGCTGGATAATTACAACAACCCCAGCTACCCCGATGGCATGGCCTCCTCCATCTACGGCATCAATCCGCCGATGGCCAATCCGCTGCGCGCGCCGGGCGAATGGCAGGTCTATGACATCGTTTTCCGCCGCCCGATCTTCAAGGACGGCAAGGAAGTGGATCCCGGTTACATCACCGTCTTCGTGAACGGCGTGCTCACTCAGGACCACACCCCTCTGGAGGGCGGTGGCGGCCATATGAAGCGTTCCTCGCCGAAAGCATTCCCTGACCAAGGCCCGCTCAAGCTGCAAGACCACGGCAATCCCGTGCGCTACCGCAACATCTGGTACCGCCCGCTGCCCAAACGTGCCATCGACGGCGGCGAAGCCAGCCACATGACCGAGGCCGCCACCGCTGCCAAGCGTGCGCAGATCGCCAAGGGCATCCGTGAGGCTGCTGCCAAGATGGAAGGAAACGAAAAGATGCTGCATCTCTTTGAATCCCTCTGCTACGAGGACAATGCAGACGCCCGGAAGACCGCTCTCACCTCATTGGGCGACTTTGTCGGCAAGATCAAGGAGGTGCCTGCCGACAAGATCGAAACCAAAAAAGGTGAGATCATGCAGGTGACCAAGGCGCTGCGCTATCTGACCAAGTTTAAGTTCCTGCCAGAAGACATCTCCGCCAAGAAGGATCTCGAAGCGATCATCAAGGTGGAGGAATGGGAGCCCAAGCCGCAGCCCAAGGGGAAGAAATAA
- a CDS encoding ROK family protein yields the protein MAESDKTSIGIDFGGTSVKLGVCRGDELLVTDEPIPTTQFHGPAALIGEMAARVAKLRATYPAICAIGVGVPGLVDFDHGFVHELTNVPGWKHVPLKAILGEKTGLPVLVENDANAMTYAEFRHGAARGLKNVIGMTLGTGIGGGLVLDGKMFRGSGFVAGEIGQMSIDYNGKPGHYGNLGALEKYTGNQQIAEHAVLRYSEAGIEKDMAECTPKKIADAAQAGDDIARQIWAEVADWLGTAISSIAWLLNPDAFVIGGGVAQAGDLIFNPLKNKVQSMLSTVVWERLQILPARFSNEAGIIGNAALAADAV from the coding sequence ATGGCTGAATCTGACAAAACTTCCATCGGCATCGACTTCGGCGGCACCTCTGTGAAACTCGGGGTTTGCCGTGGCGATGAACTTCTCGTCACCGACGAGCCCATCCCCACCACGCAGTTTCACGGGCCGGCCGCGCTCATCGGCGAGATGGCCGCACGCGTGGCCAAGCTGCGCGCCACCTATCCCGCCATCTGCGCCATCGGTGTGGGCGTGCCTGGGCTTGTCGATTTCGATCATGGTTTTGTGCATGAGCTGACCAACGTTCCGGGGTGGAAGCATGTGCCGCTCAAGGCCATTCTGGGCGAGAAGACCGGCCTGCCCGTGCTGGTGGAAAATGATGCCAATGCGATGACCTACGCGGAGTTTCGCCATGGAGCGGCGCGTGGCCTGAAAAACGTTATTGGCATGACCCTGGGCACAGGCATCGGTGGTGGTCTGGTGCTGGACGGCAAGATGTTCCGCGGCAGCGGCTTCGTGGCTGGAGAGATCGGCCAGATGAGCATTGATTACAACGGCAAGCCCGGCCACTACGGCAATCTGGGCGCGCTGGAAAAGTACACTGGCAACCAGCAGATCGCTGAGCATGCCGTGCTGCGCTATTCCGAGGCAGGCATCGAGAAGGACATGGCCGAATGCACGCCCAAGAAGATCGCCGACGCCGCGCAGGCCGGAGACGACATCGCCCGCCAGATCTGGGCCGAAGTGGCCGACTGGCTTGGCACCGCTATCTCTAGCATCGCCTGGCTTCTGAACCCGGACGCCTTCGTCATCGGCGGCGGCGTGGCTCAGGCTGGAGATCTGATTTTCAACCCGCTGAAAAACAAGGTGCAGAGCATGCTCAGCACCGTGGTCTGGGAGCGTCTGCAAATCCTGCCCGCTCGTTTCAGCAATGAGGCCGGCATCATCGGCAACGCCGCCCTGGCTGCCGACGCCGTCTGA
- the pstA gene encoding phosphate ABC transporter permease PstA, with protein sequence MTPSPSNDNPFAGDNSGIQKRETAARWALRAGSYIVVLITLAIMLHIFIKGAPVAFQSKWPFVNTKFLTELPATLHVIEDQQGNHIETDVNGADAIKKQLGDNFRAEKTISYSGGGILGPIIGTALLVIVSVGVALFLGVACAIYLSEYAKHGKFLETVRLAILNLAGVPSVVFGLFGLGAFVLTAPKFVDMPAERSVLAIPLGFTTLSFEGWDTCVLSGGFTLAFVILPVIITASEQCLQAVPQGFRETSMALGATRWQTIRYSVLPFATPGILTSSILGIARAAGETAPIMFTAALAFKDKLPWQKDMPPLPADASIFAHWEQSVARFLGIFTESVQALPYHIYTLAAKIPQNEYAERAQYGSVFVFLVLVASLAASSVMLRKRLRAKYRW encoded by the coding sequence ATGACCCCATCTCCCTCCAACGACAATCCCTTCGCCGGAGACAATTCCGGCATCCAGAAGCGCGAGACCGCCGCGCGCTGGGCTCTGCGCGCAGGCAGCTACATCGTGGTGCTGATCACGCTGGCCATCATGCTGCACATCTTCATCAAAGGTGCGCCTGTGGCCTTCCAGTCCAAGTGGCCGTTTGTGAACACCAAGTTCCTTACTGAGCTGCCCGCCACCCTGCACGTGATCGAAGACCAGCAGGGGAACCACATCGAGACGGATGTGAACGGCGCCGACGCCATCAAGAAGCAGCTGGGAGACAACTTCCGTGCGGAGAAAACCATCTCCTACTCCGGCGGCGGCATCCTGGGACCCATCATCGGCACGGCGCTGCTCGTGATCGTCAGCGTGGGTGTAGCGCTCTTCCTTGGCGTGGCCTGCGCCATCTATCTCAGCGAGTACGCCAAGCATGGCAAATTCCTCGAAACCGTGCGCCTCGCCATCCTGAACCTCGCCGGTGTGCCCTCGGTGGTGTTTGGCCTCTTTGGCCTTGGGGCCTTCGTTTTGACTGCGCCCAAGTTTGTGGACATGCCCGCAGAGCGTTCCGTGCTGGCCATCCCGCTCGGTTTCACCACGCTCAGCTTTGAGGGCTGGGACACCTGCGTGCTCTCTGGCGGCTTCACCCTAGCCTTCGTCATTCTGCCGGTCATCATCACCGCCAGCGAGCAGTGCCTCCAGGCCGTGCCGCAGGGCTTCCGTGAAACGAGCATGGCGCTTGGAGCCACGCGCTGGCAGACCATCCGCTACAGCGTGCTACCCTTTGCCACTCCTGGCATCCTCACCTCCAGCATTCTCGGCATCGCCCGTGCCGCAGGCGAGACCGCCCCCATCATGTTCACCGCCGCGCTGGCCTTCAAGGACAAGCTGCCCTGGCAGAAGGACATGCCGCCGCTCCCGGCAGATGCGTCCATCTTTGCCCACTGGGAGCAGAGCGTGGCCCGCTTCCTTGGCATCTTTACCGAGTCCGTGCAGGCCCTGCCCTACCACATCTACACCCTGGCCGCCAAGATCCCGCAGAACGAGTACGCCGAGCGTGCGCAGTATGGCTCGGTCTTTGTTTTCCTCGTGCTGGTTGCTTCCCTGGCTGCCAGCTCCGTGATGCTGCGCAAACGGCTGCGCGCCAAGTACCGCTGGTAA